GCACCGGCCATGTTCTCGATCCTGCGCGACGAGCACATCACCGTCGCAGGCGCGGTGCCGACCCAGTGGGCCAAGCTGCTGGAGATCCCAGGCGTCTGCGCGGATGTACTGCCGCACTTAAGAATCGGAGTTGCGGCCACCGCCCCTGCGCCGCCCGATCTGCTGCGCACTGTGGCGGACCGGTTGGGAGTGGCGCTTGTCGTGCGTTACGCGATGACGGAATGTCCGACTATCTGCGGCACCGAGCCTGATGATCCGCCCGATATCCAGTTCCACACCGTTGGCCGCCCGGCGCCGGGAATGACAGTCCGGGTCGCTGATGACGGTGTCATCGAGGTGAGCGGGCCGTGCGTGATGCGCGGCTACTGGCGCAATCCTGAACTAACCGCATCGGTGCTTCGGGAAGGTTGGTTGAGGACCGGCGACGTGGGAGTTATCCGAGACGACGGCAATCTGTCAATCACCGGCCGCAGCGGTGACATGTACATCCGCGGCGGTTACAACATCCATCCGGTAGAGGTGGAAAAGGTGCTCGTGCAGCATCCGGGCGTGAAGACGGTGGCGGTTATCGGACGGCCAGCACCGGTGATCGGTGAGATCGGTGTGGCCTTCGTGGTGCCGGCGGGCGATCCACCGTCCTTGGAGGAACTGCGTGCGCACGTGAAAAAGCAACTGGCTGACTACAAAGCGCCGGACGAGCTCGTAGTCCTCGATGAACTCCCGTTAACGCCGATGCTGAAGGTGGATAGGGCCGCTTTGCGGCGTCGGCTTCCCAGCAAGTGACAGCGCGTGAGGGTCTTGACCCGCGCGCACCCGTCGGAGATGGGTAGGCCCGGCAGCCGAACGGTCAGATCACCCCTGGCTGGCTGTTGCGGTGATGATGCGGGCCGCAGCAGGCACGCTGGGGACTACAGCTGTCGCAGGTAGTGCTCGACCAAACCGACCGCGCGCTGCGGGTAGCTTTTGGCGGTCGCGGTCTCGAGCCCGCCCCGCGCGAGCAGCACAGCGAGCCGGTTGGTGATCAGCGACAGCACAAACGCAGCCAGCAGCTGGTAGTAGACGTTGTCGCCGCCAAGCGCGCCGCCGAAATCCCGGTACCGGCGCTCGAACTCTGCGTCATCGGGAACACCGGGCGGCCGGGTGAGACCGAGCGACTCACAGAGAAAACGTTCAAACATAACCCACCAGCCCAGATCGATGTCGGGCGGCCCGGTGGTTGCCGTCTCCCAGTCGAACAATGCGAGCACCGAAAGGTCATCTGCGAAGCACATGTTTCCGACACGTGCGTCTCCCCAGACGATGGTCTCCGTCTCGTCGTCCGGGGCGGAGTCGAGAATGACCGCCAGCGCTCGTCTCAACATATCGGCGCCGACACGCAGATCGTCGTGGCACCACTCGTACCAGCTGACCAAGTTGTGCAGGTACCGCTGCAGCGCTGTGGCATCCGTACCGGGCCCTGCCCGCAGGAACTGCAGGTCTTCGGGGTCGTCGATCTGGTGGATGTCGACCAGCGCGCGAAGCGCGTTGTCGCAGAGCAGTTCTCGCTGACTAGCGGACAGCTCGGCGGTCCAACCACGTTTATGCCAGCTGGGAACGTCTGACGGTACTCGTCCATTCACGCGCCTCATCACATAGCAGGGGGCTCCGAACACCGTCTGGTCGTATTCCACGCCGACGATGTGCGGCACCGGAATTCCGTGTCGGCCCAATCGCCGCATTACCTCGGCCTGTCGTGGTGCGTTGGGTGTGGTGAACAACTGGTGATCATTGGCCTGGATCCGTATGACCAGATTGTCGCTGTGCCGCCGTCCCGCCGAATCGGCCCAGGAGGCGGTGAAAAAGAGCGTCTTTCCTGAGTACCCGGAGTCCGGGGCGGTGAACTCGGAGATATCGAACGACGCCACACCGCCCGGGGCGATCCGCGGCGGGAGCCACCAGCGCAGTGCTTCCCGGATGCGCGCGTCAACAATGTCGCAATGCGCCACGTATGCCATGAGACACCTGCCGAAAACTGAACACTACTGTCAGAATACCTGCATGACAGATTGCTTGACTGACCGGATACCCCTTGGTGTCTACGCGCTGCCGGGACGCATCAGCGATCCGAGGCTGGCGATAGGCCAGGCGCAAGCGGCCCAACGACTGGGTATGTCGACGTTGTGGCTCAGCGAACGGTGGGGAACCAAAGACTTCGGGGTGCTTGCCGGTGCGATCAGTCAGGTGACGCCAACGATCCAGATCGCTTCGGGTATAACGCATTTCCAGTCTAGGCATCCGGCTCTGCTCGCCTCCCTGGCTATGACTGCTCAGGCGCTTTCGGGCGGTCGCATGATCATTGGAGTCGGTCGATCGGTCGACGCCATGTGGGCCGCGGTGGGCTTGCCGCCAGCGACCAATGCGTCGATCGTCGACTATGCCGACATCTTTCGGCGCCTATGTCGGGGCGAGAGGGTGCGTTACGACGGTCCGGCTGGCAGGTATCCGGGTTTGCGGCTCAACGACGTTCCCGACCAGCCGGTGCCGCCATTGGTCTGGGCGGCGATCGGCCCGAAGAGCCTGGCGTTGGCTGGCAGCCACTTCGACGGTGTGCTGTTGCACCCCTTTCTCACCCCAGACGCGGTAGGCCGCTCGGTGGCGCTGGTTCGAGCCGCTGAACGCGCAGCCGGCCGTCGGGCGGGTAGTGTCCGCGTCTACGCCACCGTGGTGGTCGCCTGCGGACTGCCTCCCGAGAAGGAAGTCGCGGTGGTGGGAGCGCGAGCGGTGACCTACTACCAGGTGCCCGGGTTTGGAGAGCAATTGGCCGCAGTCAACGGATGGGACCGAGAACAATTGGCGCGGCTGCGATCTCACCCCCGCTTGGCGGGCTTGCAGGGCGCGGCAGATTCCGTGCTTACCCTGGAAGAACTCATAGACGTCGCGTCGGTGTTGCCGGCCGAATGGACCGCTAGCGCCGCCGCGATTGGCTCGGCATCGGCGTGCGTCGAAGTTCTCGAGCGTTATCGTGACGCTGGCGCCGATGAGCTGGTGTTACACGGCAGCACTCCCGACCAGCTCGAACCATTGTTCCGTGCGCCTGGGTGCCCT
This Mycobacterium xenopi DNA region includes the following protein-coding sequences:
- a CDS encoding class I adenylate-forming enzyme family protein, whose protein sequence is MPRPPLDATCGDTRALLEAAAVVHGDREAYVEPGGRITFADWVGRARAVALQFAAAGVGKGDVVALWLPSGIDYATCYAAAAMIGAITTGLNPRLGPREVEAVMCQAGPALIVADHRLDPIGTCGRPVLSRDSLAQHCERSDSLPAVALYPADPVTVIFTSGTTGAPKGAVFDAANLAAGAESAGVMSAPYDRRLTSTPFAHAGYMFKLWDQLVWGTTLVVPPVPWSAPAMFSILRDEHITVAGAVPTQWAKLLEIPGVCADVLPHLRIGVAATAPAPPDLLRTVADRLGVALVVRYAMTECPTICGTEPDDPPDIQFHTVGRPAPGMTVRVADDGVIEVSGPCVMRGYWRNPELTASVLREGWLRTGDVGVIRDDGNLSITGRSGDMYIRGGYNIHPVEVEKVLVQHPGVKTVAVIGRPAPVIGEIGVAFVVPAGDPPSLEELRAHVKKQLADYKAPDELVVLDELPLTPMLKVDRAALRRRLPSK
- a CDS encoding phosphotransferase family protein, encoding MAYVAHCDIVDARIREALRWWLPPRIAPGGVASFDISEFTAPDSGYSGKTLFFTASWADSAGRRHSDNLVIRIQANDHQLFTTPNAPRQAEVMRRLGRHGIPVPHIVGVEYDQTVFGAPCYVMRRVNGRVPSDVPSWHKRGWTAELSASQRELLCDNALRALVDIHQIDDPEDLQFLRAGPGTDATALQRYLHNLVSWYEWCHDDLRVGADMLRRALAVILDSAPDDETETIVWGDARVGNMCFADDLSVLALFDWETATTGPPDIDLGWWVMFERFLCESLGLTRPPGVPDDAEFERRYRDFGGALGGDNVYYQLLAAFVLSLITNRLAVLLARGGLETATAKSYPQRAVGLVEHYLRQL
- a CDS encoding TIGR03857 family LLM class F420-dependent oxidoreductase, which translates into the protein MTDCLTDRIPLGVYALPGRISDPRLAIGQAQAAQRLGMSTLWLSERWGTKDFGVLAGAISQVTPTIQIASGITHFQSRHPALLASLAMTAQALSGGRMIIGVGRSVDAMWAAVGLPPATNASIVDYADIFRRLCRGERVRYDGPAGRYPGLRLNDVPDQPVPPLVWAAIGPKSLALAGSHFDGVLLHPFLTPDAVGRSVALVRAAERAAGRRAGSVRVYATVVVACGLPPEKEVAVVGARAVTYYQVPGFGEQLAAVNGWDREQLARLRSHPRLAGLQGAADSVLTLEELIDVASVLPAEWTASAAAIGSASACVEVLERYRDAGADELVLHGSTPDQLEPLFRAPGCPR